From the genome of Seriola aureovittata isolate HTS-2021-v1 ecotype China chromosome 6, ASM2101889v1, whole genome shotgun sequence, one region includes:
- the pdcb gene encoding phosducin b — protein sequence MSAKVIDLEETATHTGPKGVINDWRRFKLESMDQENLPLAKKELLRQMSSPNKPKDDSRANLNRKMSVQEYELLKEEDEGCLKKYRRRCMQEMHDKLSFGPRFEGVHDLDSGEAFLEVIEKEHHSTVVVVHIYKVGVKGCEELNNCLDCLATEYPTVKFCRIDAVSSGAAERFSDEVLPTLLVYKAGELLGNFLACTQHLNEEFFATDVEAFLNSYGLLPEKELPGLEDEEENDVE from the exons ATGTCTGCCAAAGTGATCGATTTGGAAGAGACCGCAACCCACACAG GTCCAAAAGGAGTCATCAATGACTGGAGGAGGTTTAAGCTGGAAAGTATGGACCAGGAAAACCTGCCACTTGCAAAAAAGGAACTTCTCAGACAGATGTCATCCCCCAACAAACCAAAAGATGACTCCAGAGCAAACCTTAACCGCAAG atgagTGTCCAAGAGTACGAACTGCTGAAGGAGGAGGACGAGGGATGTCTGAAGAAGTACAGACGGAGGTGCATGCAGGAGATGCATGATAAGCTCAGCTTTGGGCCCAGGTTTGAAGGTGTGCATGACCTGGACAGTGGAGAGGCCTTCCTTGAAGTCATTGAGAAGGAGCATCACAGCACGGTGGTGGTTGTCCACATCTACAAGGTTGGGGTCAAAGGTTGTGAGGAGCTCAACAACTGCCTCGACTGCCTGGCCACTGAGTACCCCACCGTAAAGTTCTGCAGGATTGATGCTGTTTCATCCGGAGCTGCCGAGCGGTTCTCAGATGAGGTTTTGCCTACGCTGCTGGTATACAAGGCTGGAGAACTACTGGGGAATTTCCTGGCCTGCACACAGCACCTTAACGAGGAGTTCTTCGCCACTGATGTGGAGGCTTTCCTCAACAGCTACGGCCTGTTGCCCGAGAAAGAGCTGCCTGGCTTGGAAGACGAAGAGGAAAACGATGTAGAGTAA